The Nitrosomonas sp. sh817 genome includes a window with the following:
- a CDS encoding glutaredoxin family protein, with amino-acid sequence MTTNHKSDSDVSEPAKTLILYGREECHLCQNMILALRELQTQVSFDFQVIDIDSDPRLVALYGEKVPVLMSTATDQEICHHFLNLAALDDYLAKFR; translated from the coding sequence ATGACAACAAACCATAAATCGGATTCGGATGTTTCTGAACCCGCAAAGACATTGATATTGTATGGGCGTGAGGAATGTCATCTTTGTCAGAACATGATACTTGCATTACGAGAGTTGCAAACGCAAGTATCATTTGATTTTCAAGTCATTGATATTGATAGCGATCCAAGGCTGGTTGCTTTGTATGGAGAGAAAGTCCCCGTGCTGATGTCGACGGCTACCGATCAGGAAATCTGCCACCACTTTCTGAATTTAGCAGCATTAGATGATTATCTTGCTAAATTTCGTTAG
- a CDS encoding DegQ family serine endoprotease, protein MFQFLFFPLALFSTFVYAQANELPDFTGLVEKHGAAVVNISAVQSASTSNNQMIPELPGIPENSPFYEFFKRHMQPFPGPRKSEPKSLGSGFIISSDGYILTNAHVIETADEITVKLNDKREYAAEIIGTDRKTDIALIKIDATDLPEVTQGNPDNLKVGEWVIAIGSPFGFEHSVTAGIVSAKGRSLAQENYVPFIQTDVAINPGNSGGPLFNMKGEVVGINSQIYSRTGGFMGLSFAIPINVATEIADQLKDSGKVSRGRIGVMIQEITKELAESFGLSESKGALVVSVEKGSPADRAGIKARDIILLFDEKEVATSADLPRIVGNTKPGSKVFLQVWRDGALKKIKIEVGDTPSDKAVEKRKQKPDIKTERPNRLGLILSEITVAQKKQLEIANGLLVEDMQPGIASQSGIRIGDIIMGFNSKDIRTLEQFNELLSQVKNGKNIALLVKRGEMTTFITMKLTDDDNKP, encoded by the coding sequence ATGTTTCAGTTTCTATTTTTTCCATTAGCATTATTCTCAACTTTTGTTTATGCGCAAGCTAATGAGCTTCCCGACTTTACAGGACTTGTTGAAAAACATGGGGCTGCAGTAGTTAATATTAGCGCCGTACAAAGCGCGAGCACATCAAATAATCAAATGATTCCTGAGTTGCCAGGAATCCCGGAGAATTCTCCTTTTTATGAGTTTTTCAAGCGGCATATGCAGCCGTTTCCAGGGCCGCGAAAATCGGAACCGAAGTCTTTGGGATCGGGGTTTATCATTAGTTCCGATGGTTACATTCTGACGAATGCACATGTAATTGAGACTGCGGATGAAATTACCGTGAAACTCAATGATAAGCGTGAATATGCTGCAGAGATTATCGGCACCGATCGGAAAACCGACATTGCACTGATCAAAATCGATGCGACCGACTTACCCGAAGTGACACAAGGCAATCCGGATAATTTAAAAGTCGGTGAATGGGTGATTGCCATCGGTTCTCCATTCGGTTTTGAACACAGTGTAACGGCAGGGATTGTGAGTGCAAAAGGACGTTCTTTAGCTCAGGAAAATTATGTTCCGTTTATTCAAACCGACGTGGCTATTAATCCCGGCAATTCGGGTGGACCATTATTTAACATGAAAGGTGAAGTGGTTGGAATTAATTCCCAGATTTACAGCCGGACTGGCGGGTTTATGGGACTATCATTTGCCATACCTATCAATGTTGCAACTGAAATCGCTGATCAATTGAAAGACAGCGGCAAAGTAAGCCGTGGAAGAATTGGTGTGATGATTCAGGAAATTACCAAAGAATTGGCGGAATCTTTTGGATTATCCGAAAGCAAGGGCGCTCTGGTGGTATCAGTTGAAAAAGGCAGTCCAGCAGACCGGGCTGGTATAAAAGCGCGCGACATTATTCTGTTGTTTGACGAGAAAGAAGTTGCGACATCTGCTGACCTGCCGCGGATAGTCGGAAATACCAAACCGGGTTCAAAAGTGTTCCTGCAAGTCTGGCGGGATGGTGCTTTGAAAAAAATCAAGATCGAAGTCGGGGATACGCCTTCTGATAAAGCCGTGGAAAAACGTAAACAAAAACCGGACATAAAGACCGAACGCCCGAATCGTTTGGGGTTAATATTGAGTGAAATCACAGTCGCGCAAAAGAAACAACTGGAGATCGCAAATGGATTGCTGGTCGAGGATATGCAACCGGGAATTGCCAGCCAATCAGGAATACGTATCGGGGATATTATTATGGGTTTTAATAGTAAAGATATTAGAACCCTTGAACAGTTTAACGAGCTGCTCAGTCAAGTGAAGAACGGAAAAAATATCGCTTTATTGGTTAAGCGAGGCGAAATGACGACTTTTATTACGATGAAACTTACTGACGATGACAACAAACCATAA